One Flavobacterium cerinum genomic window, GATTCCGCAATCCGCAACATTGGTTTCCCCGAAATATTCTAATAAAAATCCGCTTTTACATTGCTTTTTATCCGCCACATAAGCAATAACGGTATCCAACTGCTCTATTTTAAGATTATTCTGTTTTTCCAGAAACGTAACCAATCGGTTAATCACACGATCATCTTCCCGTGCCTCATTAAATGTAAGCTGACTATCATTTGCCTGGCTTTTATAGCTGATACTCTCTTTATCCCGCAACACCGTTAAAATCTGATGCACTTTTTCCTCCGATACATTTGCTTTACGGGCAATTAAGGACGTATTAATCCCAACTTCCATATCATATATTCCGGGATAGTTTCTTAAAATCGAAACAATGACATCCTCGTGCGCCCGGTTCAGACTGATATAACGAATGATTTCTTTACTATCCAGCAAAAATTGTATCGTGATCTTTTCCGAAAAATTAGCCGACAAACTAACCACACCTTGCCGGTCTAAAAATTGAAGCGCATTAAACGTCTTTAAAACCGGAAACTGATATTGTGCACAAAATCGGTTGAGATTAAAAACAAAAGTTTCATTAAACCCTTCGCCGTAAGCTACCTGAAAATAATTATTCAATTTTAGATATACCAATTTCAGAAAAGCTTTATCCGGCAATACTTCTATAAACTGATTTTTGGAAGAAGCAATATCTGACGGCGCAACCAATATAACGGCAAACGCTTTGGCGCCATCCCTGCCCGCACGTCCGGCTTCCTGATAATAATTTTCAAGATTGTCCGGCAATTGAGTATGAATGACCGTTTTAACATCCGGTTTATCGATTCCCATTCCAAAAGCATTGGTTGCAATCATCACCTGAGCTTTATTTTCAAGCCAACGCTGCATTTGCTGTTCTTTTTCTTTTGCCGGTAATCCGCCGTGATAAAATGTGGTCGTAAATCCTAAATTAGTCAATTGTGAAGCCAATTCATGGCAGGATTTCCGATTTCTGACATAGATAATGGATGATTCGGGATTTTTAGCCAGTATTTGCTGTACGCGATATAATTTATCTTCCGTTTCAAACACCATATAGGCTATATTCTCACGAGCAAACGATTTTTTAAAAAGCACGGGATTATTTAACCCTAACTGTACACAAATGTCTTCTTGTACTCTTTTAGTAGCCGATGCCGTCAAAGCAAGAAAGGGCACTTTAGGATAGTATTCTTTTAAAGCGGCTATTTTCAGATAAGCCGGCCGGAAATCATGTCCCCATTGCGAAATACAATGCGCTTCATCGATTGCAATAAGGCTGATCGGTAAACTTTTAATCCGCTCTACCACCCATTCCGACTGTAATCGTTCGGGGGAAAGGTATAGAAATTTATAATTTCCGAACTGGCAATTATCCAACAAATCAATAACCTCATCAGCAGCAATTCCTCCGGTAAGTGCAATGGCTTTAATATTTCGCTTTTGAAGGTTCTGAACCTGATCTTTCATTAAAGCAACCAAAGGCGAGACAACCAGACAAATACCCGGAAGCAGCATTCCCGGAACCTGAAAACAAATGGACTTCCCGCCGCCGGTTGGCAACAGGGCAAACGTGTCCTTTCCGTCAAGAACCGACTGAATAATAGCGTCCTGCGGAACCCGAAAACTATCGTATTTCCAGTATTTCTGAAGTATCTGTAAAGCTTCGGACATCAAATAAATATTACGAAAAACCTTGAAACGGATTGTTCAGGGTCCAACTTCTATGGATTATCTTGAAAGTTTGTCTAAGATAAAAAGAATTCTGTTATCTACAGTATCGCGCGGCACCTCAATTAAGTTGTAACCGTATTTTTCATAAGTTTCAACAAGGTGTTCGTGAATCAGAATAGCTTGTTCGTAACTTTCATAACGGGCATCGTCGCTAATGTAAATATCTTCCCAGGGCGGAAGAATAAAAATTCCGGTATATTGGTGTTCCCGGCAGGCAGCATCGAAAAAAGCAGGATATGAATCACCGATGTAATGCATATAAGCCAGTACATCCGGAATACCGCGGTCCAGAAAAACGATACCGGCCTTTTCCTG contains:
- a CDS encoding RecQ family ATP-dependent DNA helicase, which codes for MSEALQILQKYWKYDSFRVPQDAIIQSVLDGKDTFALLPTGGGKSICFQVPGMLLPGICLVVSPLVALMKDQVQNLQKRNIKAIALTGGIAADEVIDLLDNCQFGNYKFLYLSPERLQSEWVVERIKSLPISLIAIDEAHCISQWGHDFRPAYLKIAALKEYYPKVPFLALTASATKRVQEDICVQLGLNNPVLFKKSFARENIAYMVFETEDKLYRVQQILAKNPESSIIYVRNRKSCHELASQLTNLGFTTTFYHGGLPAKEKEQQMQRWLENKAQVMIATNAFGMGIDKPDVKTVIHTQLPDNLENYYQEAGRAGRDGAKAFAVILVAPSDIASSKNQFIEVLPDKAFLKLVYLKLNNYFQVAYGEGFNETFVFNLNRFCAQYQFPVLKTFNALQFLDRQGVVSLSANFSEKITIQFLLDSKEIIRYISLNRAHEDVIVSILRNYPGIYDMEVGINTSLIARKANVSEEKVHQILTVLRDKESISYKSQANDSQLTFNEAREDDRVINRLVTFLEKQNNLKIEQLDTVIAYVADKKQCKSGFLLEYFGETNVADCGICSVCMSKKEEYANPGRIAEEIVGLLQSGPLTSREIENRLQVTPDATIFALQLLLEHNSITINKQNQYILK
- a CDS encoding AAA family ATPase, with protein sequence MDKEIIVIIGGPGSGKTTLINSLTEKGYTCYPEISREVTLEARKQGIEQLFLEKPLLFSELLLEGRKKQFVNATQEKAGIVFLDRGIPDVLAYMHYIGDSYPAFFDAACREHQYTGIFILPPWEDIYISDDARYESYEQAILIHEHLVETYEKYGYNLIEVPRDTVDNRILFILDKLSR